The sequence CGACACCACCAGCGCCGGAATGAACCGCACCACCTGGCCCCACGCGCCGCACGTCAACAGCAGCAGGCCGCGTCGGGCGGCTTCCTGCTGCACGGCCAGCGCCTTCGCCCCGTCGGGTCTGCCTGCGGCGTCACGGAATTCGACACCGATCATCAGCCCCAGGCCGCGCACGTCGGTGATCGCGTCGTACTTGTCGGCGACGGTGCGCAGCGCCTCGCGCAACTGCGCGCCCCGCTCGGCGGTATTGCGCACCAGCTGCTCGTCTTGAATCACGTCGAGGGTGGCCACCGCCGCGGCGCAGGCCACGGCGTTGGCGCCGTAGGTGCCGCCCTGTGAGCCGGGCCAGGCCTTCTCCATCAGCGTCGACGACGCCGCGATGCCCGACAGCGGAAAGCCCGACGCCAAGCCCTTGGCGGTGACGAGGATGTCGGGCCGTGCGTCGAAGTGCTCCCCGCCCCAGAACCGGCCGGTGCGGCCGAACCCGGTCTGCACCTCGTCGACCACCAGCAGGATGCCGTGCGCGTCCGCGCGTTCGCGCAGACCGGCGAAGAACCGTTCGTTGGCCGGGACGTAGCCGCCCTCACCGAGGACCGGTTCGACGACGAACGCGGCCGTGTCGGCCGGTGCGCTCAACGTCTGCAGCACGTAGTCGAGTTGGGCCAGCGCGAAGTCGGTCGCCTGCTCGACGGGCCAGCCGAAATGGGCCGGGTCGGGGAACGGTGCGACGTGCACCCCGGCCATCAACGGCGCGAACCCGGACCGAAACCTGGTGCCCGACGTCGTCATCGACGCCGCGGCCACGGTGCGTCCGTGGAAGCCGCCGTGGAACACGATGACGTTGGGGCGGCCGGTGGCCTGCCGCGCCAGCCGCAGCGCCGCCTCGACGGCCTCGCTGCCCGAGTTCGCGAAGAACACGCGGTCCAGGCCCGCGGGCAGGACCTCACCCAACCGTTCGACGAGCGTGAGCAGGGGCCGGTGCATCACGGTGGTGTACTGGCCGTGGATCAGCGTGGCGACCTGGCGTTGGGCAGCCTGCACCACGCGGGGGTGACAGTGACCGGTGCTGGTCACGCCGATACCCGCGGTGAAGTCCAGATAGCGGCGGCCCTGCTCGTCGAACAGCTGCACGCCCTCGCCGCGTGCGGCGAGCACGCCGGTGGCCTGCTTGAGAATTTGCGAGAGTTCTGCCACGCCACGTCCCCTAGAGCCTAGATTGCCGTAGATTGTCGACAATCAGACTATCCGTCGGGCCGCCGGGGCGAAGGGAATTGGAGTGACCGTGCCGCAGACCGTCATCGACGCCGTCGACAAGCGATTGTTCATCGACGGTAAATGGGTCGAAGCCGCCGAACGCGCCACCTTCGACGTCGTCGACCCCGCCACGGGCCAGACCCTGTGCGCGGTCGCCGACGCCAACCGGGCCGACGGGATGGCCGCGCTGCAGGCCGCCGTCGACGCGCAGGCGGAGTTCGCCGCGACACCGCCGCGGGCGCGCGCCGACATGCTGATGGCCGCCTTCGACCTGTTGCACGCGCGCGCCGACGACCTGGCGTTGCTGATGACGCTGGAGATGGGCAAACCATTGGCCGAGGCGCGCGGTGAAATCGCTTATGCTGCAGAGTTTTTCCGCCACTTCGCCGAGGAGGCCACCCGCATCGACGGCGGCTACCAGACCGCGCCCGCCGGGGGCGCCCGGTTCCTGATCGCCCGCCAACCGGTCGGCCCGTGCCTGCTGATCACGCCGTGGAACTTCCCCATGGCGATGGGAACCCGCAAGCTGGGCCCCGCGATCGCCGCCGGCTGCACCAGCGTCGTCAAGCCCGCCCACCAGACGCCGCTGTCGATGCTGGCGCTGATGGGCATCCTCGAGGAGGCGGGCGTGCCCCCGGGCGTGGTCAACTGCGTGACGACGACGGACGCCGGCGGCGTCATGGAGCCGTTGATCCGCTCCGGGCTGGCCCGCAAGCTGTCGTTCACCGGATCGACGCGGGTGGGCCGGGTGCTGCTGGAGCAGTGCGCGCAGAAGGTGTTGCGGACCTCGATGGAACTGGGCGGCAACGCCCCGTTCATCGTGTTCGCCGACGCGGACCTCGACGAAGCTGTCGACGGCGCGATCGCGGCCAAGATGCGCAACATGGGGGAGGCGTGCACGGCGGCCAACCGGATCTACGTGCACGCGTCGGTGATCGACGAGTTCGGCCGCCGGCTGGCCGACCGCATGGAGTCGCTGACCGTGGGGCGCGGCACCGAGGAGGGCGTACGGGTCGGCCCGCTGATCGACGCGGCCGCACTGCGCAAGGTGATCTCTCTGGTCGACGACGCGGTCGGGCGCGGCGCGCGGGTGCTGACCGGCGGCTCGGTGCTGGGCGGCGACGGCTACTTCTACGCGCCGACGGTGCTCACCGACGTTCCGCGGGACGCGAAGATGGCCCGTGAGGAGATCTTCGGCCCGGTCGCCCCGCTCACCCCGTTCGAGTCCGAGGACGAGGTGATCGCCGCCGCCAACGACACCGAATACGGCCTGGTGGCCTACGTGTTCACCAACGACCTGCGGCGCGCGCTGCGGGTCGCCGAGGCGCTCGAGACCGGGATGGTCGGCCTGAATCAGGGGGTGGTGTCCAACCCGGCCGCGCCGTTCGGCGGCGTCAAGCAGTCCGGGCTCGGCCGCGAGGGCGGGGCCGTCGGGATCGACGAGTTCCTGGAGATCAAGTACATCGGCGTGGCCCTGAAGTGACCGGGCGCTAGCGGGCCAGCCGTTCGATCAGGCGGTCGACCGCGTCCTCCATGTGGGCGATCAGGAGCTTGTCGGACAGTTGCACGTCGCCCGACCTGATCGCGCTGGCCAGCGCCTGATGCTCCACCACCCGGTCGTTGGGGTTGTCGTAGGTGTCGGCCAGCGCGTGCACGCACATCCTCGTCTCGACGAGGTAGGTCTGGTGCATCCGCGACAGCCGGGGGCTGTCGGCCAGCTCGACCAGCCGCTCGTGGAACCGGATGTCGGCCTCGCTGCCCTCCTCGACATCGGTGGCCTCGGCCATCTCCTCGACAATGGCCAACAGCTCGTCCCCGGCGGCGGCGTAGTCGCGCTGGAGGATCCGGCGGGCGGCCGCGCGTTCGATCGCCTCGCGCGCCAGATACATGTCGGAGGCCTCTTCGGGGGTCATCTCGATGACGAACACACCGCGGTTGCGGATCGCGATGAGCAGCCCCTCCTGGGTCAACCGCTGCATGCCCTCGCGCAGCGGCCCGCGGCTTACGCCGAGCTTGCGGGCCAGGTCCGCCTCACCCAGCTGGGTGCCCGGCGCCAGTTCTCCGTGCGCGATGGCCTGGCGCAGCTTGTCGGCGACGATGCTGGGCGTGGACTCCTGTTCGACGGGGGCGATGAACTCGGTCACCGGGCCTCCCCGAACAGCCGGCCCATGCCGGCGATCACCGGCGTCCCGCCCACGAGTTGCAGTCCCTTCCAGGCCGTGACCTGGTTGGCGGTGAGCACCGGCTTGCCGACGGCGGCCTCGAGGCGGTCGACGATCGCCAGCGTGTGCATCGCGGTGTCGGGCACCAACACGGCTTCGGCGTCGGGGTGATCGGCGGCGGTGACCATCTGCTCCACCTGCTCGGGCGCCAGCGTGCCGACCTCTGCGGCGGTGATGATGCCGTGGCTGCCCATCGCCACCACCTCGACGCCGCCGGCGGACAGGAACTCGACGAAGTGCTCGGCGACGTCGTGCGGGTACGAGGCGGCGACGGCGACCCGCCGGATGTTGAGGTGACGCAGCGCGTCGACGAACGCGATCGACGTCGACGACGCCGGAACACCCGCCGCCGCAGCGACTTTCGCCGCCTGCTGCCGTGCGCCTGCCGGGCCGAAGACGAAGCTGCCCGAGGTGCAGGCCCACATGACCGACTGCGGGCGGGCTTCGGCGAGCTGTCGGACACCGTCGGCGAGGCGTTCGGCGCTGCCGAGGTCCAGCAGCGCGTCCACCCGGTGGGCGTCCTCGCCGACGGAGGTGATGACCACCGGAAGGCGCACATTGCCTGCGGCCCGAGCCTCCAGCGTCGCGAAGTCGTCTTCGGCGCTGTGGCCCGGGTAGAGCAGTCCTACGGTCGCCATACAGGCCCTTCGGTCGATCGGCGGATTGTCGACAATGTTAACAACCGGACCCTGGCGTGCTTTGCCCGCTAGCGGGTCGAAGCGGATTCGTTACGCCTCAAGCAGGCGCTGGCCCGGGCCGACGGCTTTGCGCCCGGCCACCCGCAGCGCGGCCCACATGGTCACCTGGTTGGCGGTGACGACCGGCTTGTGCAGTTCGGCCTCCAACGAAGCGATCAGGTCGTACGTCGGTAGGTTGGTGCAACTGATGACGATGGCCTCGGCCTCGGGCACGTCGGTGCTGCGGACGAGCTCGGCGGTCTTCTCATAGGGCACCGACCAGATCCTGGCGGTCAGCCCGAGCCCGGAGGTGGCGACCACCTCGAGCCCGGCCTCCATGAGGTAGCTCGTGAGCCCGACGGTCAAATCCGCGGTATAGGGGGTGACCGTCGCGACGCGGTGCACGCCGAGGTGCTTGAGCGCGGCCAGCATGGATCCGCTCGTGGTCACCGCGGCCGGGGCGCCGGCCGCCTGCATGGCCGCGACCAGCGCGGCCTCACCGGCCATGCCCCTGACGAAGCTGCCGGCCGTGCACGCGTAGGCGGTCACCATCGGCGAGACCGCGAGCACGTTGGCGGCGCCGGCGACGACGTTGTCCGCGTCCGAGACGTGCACCGCCATATCGACGGTCACGGGCAGCGGGGCGTATCGAAGCCGGGTCACGTAGAGGCTGACATCGTCCGGAACCCAGCGCCACAATTCGCGGTCCAGGGCGAAGTCATATGGCGTCACAACACCTATGCCGACCTGCTGCAACGGTGGGGGCGGCAGCACTTCCCCGAGCGTCATTTCCACAGTGTGAGGCCAGAACGCTCATCCAGCAACAGATTGTTGACAATCATACGGCGTGTCCTTAGCCTCGGGGCGTGCCGAGCCCCCGCGAGAGCGTCCCGACCGCGGGACGGTACGAATCATTCGACCAGGTCAGATCCCCTTCTGAGGTGCCCGTGGTCGCGGTCTTGTGCGTCGACGACGCCGACCGGCCCGCGCTGCCCGATGTGGGCGCCGAGTTCCGGTTCTGCACCGCCGCCGACCTTCCCGACGCGATCCGCGGGGCGCGGGCGCTGCTGCTGTGGGACTACTTCTCCACCGCGGTGCGCGACGTCTGGGCACAGGCGGACAGTTTGGAGTGGCTTCACGTCACCGCGGCCGGGGTCGACACGCTGCTGTTTGACGATCTTCGCGACTCCGACGTGGTGGTCACCAACGCGCGTGGCGTCTTCGACCGTCCGATCGCCGAGTACGTGCTCGGCGCGGTGCTCGCGCACGCCAAGGACAGCCGCACCAGCTTCGCGCTGCAGCGCGACCGGCAGTGGCGCCACCGCGAGACCCGCGGCATCGCAGGCACCCGCGCGCTCGTCGTCGGCACCGGCTCGATCGGGCGGGAAATCGCGAGGCTGCTGCGCGCGGCGGGCATGCGGGTGCGCGGCGCGGGCCGGGTCGCGGCCGCCTCCGATCCCGACTTCGGCGACGTGGTGGCCAGCGCCGACCTGGCCGCCGAGGTCGGCTGGTGCGATCACCTGGTGCTCGCGGCGCCGCTCACCGACGCGACGCGCGGCCTGGTCGACGCCGCGGTGCTCGACGCGATGAAATCCGACGCGCACCTGGTGAACATCGCCCGCGGACCGATGGTCGTCGAGTCCGCGCTGCTGGACGCGCTGGCCCAGGGCCGAATCGGCGGCGCGACGCTGGACGTGTTCGACACCGAGCCGCTGCCCGCCGATCATCCGCTGTGGGACGCCCCCAACGTCACCATCACCCCGCACATGTCCGGTGACGTGGTCGGCTGGCGCGACACGCTGGCCGAGCAGTTCCTGGAGAACCTGCGCCGCTGGCTGGCCGGCGAACCGCTGCGCAACGTGGTGGACAAGAAACTCGGCTACGTGCCGGGGGGCTCGCGATGATTCCAACCGCGCTCGAGCTGGTGCAGGGTTATCGGGCGAAGACGATCTCGCCGGTGGAGGCGACCCGAGAGGCGTTGGCCGCCATCGAATCTCACGAGGGCGCGGCGAACGCGTTCGTGCTCGTCGACGCCGAAGGCGCGCTGGCGG comes from Mycolicibacterium pulveris and encodes:
- a CDS encoding aspartate aminotransferase family protein, with the protein product MAELSQILKQATGVLAARGEGVQLFDEQGRRYLDFTAGIGVTSTGHCHPRVVQAAQRQVATLIHGQYTTVMHRPLLTLVERLGEVLPAGLDRVFFANSGSEAVEAALRLARQATGRPNVIVFHGGFHGRTVAAASMTTSGTRFRSGFAPLMAGVHVAPFPDPAHFGWPVEQATDFALAQLDYVLQTLSAPADTAAFVVEPVLGEGGYVPANERFFAGLRERADAHGILLVVDEVQTGFGRTGRFWGGEHFDARPDILVTAKGLASGFPLSGIAASSTLMEKAWPGSQGGTYGANAVACAAAVATLDVIQDEQLVRNTAERGAQLREALRTVADKYDAITDVRGLGLMIGVEFRDAAGRPDGAKALAVQQEAARRGLLLLTCGAWGQVVRFIPALVVSSDEVDEAAGIWSDAVSAVL
- a CDS encoding NAD-dependent succinate-semialdehyde dehydrogenase; translation: MTVPQTVIDAVDKRLFIDGKWVEAAERATFDVVDPATGQTLCAVADANRADGMAALQAAVDAQAEFAATPPRARADMLMAAFDLLHARADDLALLMTLEMGKPLAEARGEIAYAAEFFRHFAEEATRIDGGYQTAPAGGARFLIARQPVGPCLLITPWNFPMAMGTRKLGPAIAAGCTSVVKPAHQTPLSMLALMGILEEAGVPPGVVNCVTTTDAGGVMEPLIRSGLARKLSFTGSTRVGRVLLEQCAQKVLRTSMELGGNAPFIVFADADLDEAVDGAIAAKMRNMGEACTAANRIYVHASVIDEFGRRLADRMESLTVGRGTEEGVRVGPLIDAAALRKVISLVDDAVGRGARVLTGGSVLGGDGYFYAPTVLTDVPRDAKMAREEIFGPVAPLTPFESEDEVIAAANDTEYGLVAYVFTNDLRRALRVAEALETGMVGLNQGVVSNPAAPFGGVKQSGLGREGGAVGIDEFLEIKYIGVALK
- a CDS encoding GntR family transcriptional regulator, whose amino-acid sequence is MTEFIAPVEQESTPSIVADKLRQAIAHGELAPGTQLGEADLARKLGVSRGPLREGMQRLTQEGLLIAIRNRGVFVIEMTPEEASDMYLAREAIERAAARRILQRDYAAAGDELLAIVEEMAEATDVEEGSEADIRFHERLVELADSPRLSRMHQTYLVETRMCVHALADTYDNPNDRVVEHQALASAIRSGDVQLSDKLLIAHMEDAVDRLIERLAR
- a CDS encoding maleate cis-trans isomerase family protein, with product MATVGLLYPGHSAEDDFATLEARAAGNVRLPVVITSVGEDAHRVDALLDLGSAERLADGVRQLAEARPQSVMWACTSGSFVFGPAGARQQAAKVAAAAGVPASSTSIAFVDALRHLNIRRVAVAASYPHDVAEHFVEFLSAGGVEVVAMGSHGIITAAEVGTLAPEQVEQMVTAADHPDAEAVLVPDTAMHTLAIVDRLEAAVGKPVLTANQVTAWKGLQLVGGTPVIAGMGRLFGEAR
- a CDS encoding maleate cis-trans isomerase family protein, whose product is MTLGEVLPPPPLQQVGIGVVTPYDFALDRELWRWVPDDVSLYVTRLRYAPLPVTVDMAVHVSDADNVVAGAANVLAVSPMVTAYACTAGSFVRGMAGEAALVAAMQAAGAPAAVTTSGSMLAALKHLGVHRVATVTPYTADLTVGLTSYLMEAGLEVVATSGLGLTARIWSVPYEKTAELVRSTDVPEAEAIVISCTNLPTYDLIASLEAELHKPVVTANQVTMWAALRVAGRKAVGPGQRLLEA
- a CDS encoding D-2-hydroxyacid dehydrogenase, with the translated sequence MPSPRESVPTAGRYESFDQVRSPSEVPVVAVLCVDDADRPALPDVGAEFRFCTAADLPDAIRGARALLLWDYFSTAVRDVWAQADSLEWLHVTAAGVDTLLFDDLRDSDVVVTNARGVFDRPIAEYVLGAVLAHAKDSRTSFALQRDRQWRHRETRGIAGTRALVVGTGSIGREIARLLRAAGMRVRGAGRVAAASDPDFGDVVASADLAAEVGWCDHLVLAAPLTDATRGLVDAAVLDAMKSDAHLVNIARGPMVVESALLDALAQGRIGGATLDVFDTEPLPADHPLWDAPNVTITPHMSGDVVGWRDTLAEQFLENLRRWLAGEPLRNVVDKKLGYVPGGSR